The Candidatus Methylomirabilis tolerans genomic sequence CCGGCTTGCGTGGCGGCGAGACCAACTCGATCCTGGGCGTGCCGGGCTTGACGGAGGGTAGGAGCCCGCCTGGCTCTCCTCCCCCATGCATGACCAAAAGCAGACTCCATCGATCGAGCTGCTGAGCGCGATGGATTGTGACGCCCGGCAGGACAGCTTGCAATTCCCGACTAGTCGCGGCCAGGCAAAAGGCATCCATGACCCACACTTTACCGAAGGGCGCGTCGCTTGTAAGGGCCGGCTCAGTCAAAGCGGATAGCGACGGAAATGACTCCTCCCGGAACAAAATTATAAATAGGGACTTGACAAGGCAACAATAGGTGCATATACTCTCAATGTGAGGAGTCACCCAACAGAGTCAGGGGTAGCTTAAGTGGCCGCATGTGCCTGTTCCAGTATTCGCAAGGCAGCACGGGCAGTCACAGAGCTCTATGACGGAATTCTGAAACCGAGCGGTTTGCGGGTAACTCAGTTCGCGTTGCTACACGTCCTCGCAAGTGCGGGTTCGACTACCATCACGCGCCTGGGGCAGATATTGGTCATAGACCGAACTACAATGACGCGCAACCTCAAGCCGCTAGT encodes the following:
- a CDS encoding NFACT family protein — its product is MTEPALTSDAPFGKVWVMDAFCLAATSRELQAVLPGVTIHRAQQLDRWSLLLVMHGGGEPGGLLPSVKPGTPRIELVSPPRKPGVHSSRFGDLLASKTREALIESVEQVRVDRIIAIHMRGGPLPEAGRTPRFTHTSPSCTTLIALFRSIPSSLTM
- a CDS encoding MarR family winged helix-turn-helix transcriptional regulator, producing MAACACSSIRKAARAVTELYDGILKPSGLRVTQFALLHVLASAGSTTITRLGQILVIDRTTMTRNLKPLVNQGLITIEAGQDQRTRVVTLTPSGREALAKALPLWEKAQTRVVEGLGRERWSTLLADLSAVMALARLE